The Uruburuella testudinis genome window below encodes:
- a CDS encoding amino acid ABC transporter ATP-binding/permease protein: MSGKQDIRLRELWQGRKGMWALAWVLGAITLAATVALLAVSGWFISAAAAAGLAAMATAYTFDYFRPAAIIRTLAIARTAGRYGERLASHNAVLALLRDLRVRFFSRLAAASAGTGVLSAQAMHRLTGDIDLLDQWPLRFLMPWLWALLLQTAFVVWLLLAAPGLLVYVLPPLLAAGVLLPALAARQGIALARADTQAAERRRHLLLMPLSILTSLLLWQRWADCGRQFLEADAEYGRLQLRQQQLASVYVWLQQCLLALLTGLLLWQAWPLLQSGALSVPLLLALVLAVFGLNEVLTPQASQWMALGFSMAARDRLNALGSAAPAAETAAAVWPQDSLTFSAEAVSAKKAGALNGVENVNFTLKSGEVLLISGRSGAGKSTLLDVLAGELLPERGRLKLNGQDWGAFVKHDAVGYLAQQVDIFDLTLAENLRLGDAAASDAALWQVLEKVQLAGWARAQPQGLHTRLGEYGAEVSGGQARRIALARLLLKPRALLLLDEPFAGLDAANRSRLADMLVAEQKHGLLILASHQVQADWAFERLHLQEAV, encoded by the coding sequence ATGAGCGGTAAACAAGATATCCGTTTGCGCGAATTGTGGCAGGGGCGCAAAGGCATGTGGGCACTGGCATGGGTGTTGGGTGCAATCACGCTGGCGGCCACGGTGGCGCTGCTGGCGGTGTCGGGCTGGTTTATCAGCGCGGCAGCAGCAGCCGGGCTGGCGGCAATGGCAACGGCTTATACGTTTGATTATTTCCGCCCCGCCGCGATTATCCGCACGCTGGCGATTGCCCGCACCGCCGGGCGTTACGGCGAGCGCTTGGCCTCGCACAATGCAGTGTTGGCGCTGCTGCGTGATTTGCGGGTGCGTTTTTTCAGCCGTTTGGCTGCGGCATCTGCCGGCACCGGTGTGTTGTCGGCACAGGCCATGCACCGGCTCACCGGCGATATTGATTTGCTCGACCAATGGCCGCTGCGTTTTCTGATGCCGTGGTTATGGGCGTTGCTGCTTCAGACGGCCTTTGTGGTGTGGCTGCTGCTGGCTGCGCCCGGGTTGCTGGTTTATGTGTTGCCGCCTTTGTTGGCGGCGGGTGTGCTGCTGCCTGCATTGGCGGCGCGGCAGGGCATCGCGCTCGCCCGCGCCGACACGCAGGCGGCGGAGCGGCGGCGCCATTTACTGTTGATGCCCTTGAGTATCCTCACTTCACTGCTGTTGTGGCAGCGCTGGGCGGATTGCGGGCGGCAGTTTCTTGAGGCCGATGCGGAATACGGCCGCCTGCAACTGCGCCAACAGCAGCTGGCCAGCGTGTATGTGTGGTTGCAGCAATGCCTGTTGGCGCTGTTGACAGGCTTGTTGCTGTGGCAGGCCTGGCCGCTGTTGCAGAGTGGAGCTTTGAGTGTGCCGCTGCTGCTGGCGCTGGTGTTGGCGGTGTTTGGTTTGAACGAAGTGCTCACACCGCAGGCATCGCAATGGATGGCGCTCGGCTTCAGCATGGCCGCCCGCGACCGCTTAAATGCGCTGGGCAGCGCAGCGCCTGCCGCAGAAACAGCCGCCGCTGTTTGGCCGCAAGATAGTCTGACATTCAGTGCAGAAGCCGTCAGCGCCAAAAAGGCGGGGGCATTAAATGGCGTGGAAAACGTAAATTTCACGCTTAAAAGCGGCGAAGTGCTGCTGATTAGCGGGCGCTCCGGTGCGGGCAAATCAACGCTGTTGGATGTGCTGGCGGGCGAGTTGCTGCCTGAGAGGGGCCGTCTGAAACTCAATGGGCAGGATTGGGGTGCGTTTGTAAAGCATGATGCGGTCGGCTATCTGGCGCAGCAGGTGGATATTTTTGATCTGACACTGGCGGAAAATCTGCGTTTGGGCGATGCGGCGGCAAGCGATGCGGCTTTGTGGCAGGTGTTGGAAAAAGTGCAGCTGGCCGGCTGGGCGCGTGCGCAACCGCAAGGCCTGCATACCCGTTTGGGCGAATACGGCGCCGAGGTGTCGGGCGGGCAGGCGCGGCGGATTGCGCTGGCACGGCTGTTGTTGAAACCGCGCGCCTTATTGCTGCTGGATGAGCCGTTTGCCGGGCTGGATGCCGCCAACCGCAGCCGCTTGGCCGATATGCTGGTTGCCGAGCAAAAACACGGCCTGTTGATATTGGCCAGCCATCAAGTGCAGGCCGATTGGGCGTTTGAGCGTTTGCATCTGCAAGAGGCCGTCTGA
- the cydD gene encoding thiol reductant ABC exporter subunit CydD: MMRRAPRSAALLDALMRPYRRRLYLPLLAAWVALALLIWQSALLADLFAGWLNAAAAGERLPSDGLYTVLPWLLVCLLLRPLLSLYKERRLQNLSLDVRHQLRRRLLDALADLGPARSRFGSDGALSTRVLEQVDALDGYISRFYVQRTVAVATPLVIAAAVFAHSKLAALLLLLTAPLVPLFMILVGSAAAGKSREQLDTLAQLGGRFLDLVRGMPTLRRLNAATQAEKQVASAAEAYQRRTMGVLRLAFLSGAVLELFASLAIALVAVYLGLGLIGVLPWAQGEVPVPYRSALFILLLAPEFYAPLRQLGTDYHAKAQAQAAAEAVQPLLDMAAESSRPSENGIQTASERFHESIPETENTRKSTHQDALKVAPSLRLEQLAIGGEGDRERLAAVSFAVAAGARIGIGGRSGVGKSSLLQALLGFCAYRGRIWLNGEDCAGFDRACLQRQTAYLAQTATLLPGTVADNLRLANAAAGAEEMRQALEAVGLWDLIQRLPDGLNTYLGERGQGLSGGQQQRLSLAQLLLHDAPLWLLDEPAAHLDEETAADLYRVLGQISRGKTVLLVSHDLAAVPWLDEVVMLEGAPDER, from the coding sequence ATGATGCGCCGAGCCCCCCGTTCTGCCGCTTTGCTGGATGCGCTGATGCGCCCCTACCGCCGCCGCCTGTATCTGCCGCTTTTGGCGGCATGGGTGGCGTTGGCGCTGTTGATATGGCAAAGCGCGCTGCTGGCCGATTTGTTTGCCGGCTGGCTCAACGCGGCGGCGGCGGGGGAGCGTTTGCCTTCAGACGGCCTTTATACCGTGTTGCCGTGGCTGTTGGTGTGTTTGCTGTTACGGCCTTTGCTTTCCCTTTATAAAGAGCGCCGGTTGCAAAACCTGAGCTTAGATGTGCGCCATCAGTTGCGCCGCCGGTTGTTGGATGCACTGGCAGACTTGGGGCCGGCACGCAGCCGTTTCGGTAGCGACGGGGCGTTGAGCACCCGGGTTTTGGAGCAGGTGGATGCGCTCGACGGCTACATCAGCCGTTTTTATGTGCAGCGCACGGTGGCTGTGGCTACGCCGCTGGTGATTGCGGCGGCGGTGTTTGCACACAGTAAGCTGGCCGCGCTGCTGTTGCTGCTCACGGCGCCGCTGGTGCCGCTGTTTATGATATTGGTCGGTTCGGCGGCAGCCGGAAAAAGCCGCGAGCAGCTCGACACGTTGGCGCAGCTGGGTGGGCGTTTTTTAGACTTGGTGCGCGGCATGCCGACTTTACGCCGCTTGAATGCCGCAACGCAGGCGGAAAAACAGGTGGCATCGGCGGCAGAGGCGTATCAGCGGCGCACGATGGGCGTGTTGCGGCTGGCTTTTTTGTCGGGCGCGGTGTTGGAATTGTTTGCCTCGCTGGCGATTGCGCTGGTGGCGGTGTATTTGGGGCTGGGGCTGATCGGGGTGCTGCCGTGGGCGCAGGGCGAAGTGCCGGTGCCTTACCGCAGCGCCTTGTTTATCTTGCTGCTGGCGCCGGAATTTTATGCGCCGTTGCGCCAGCTCGGCACCGATTATCATGCCAAAGCGCAGGCGCAGGCGGCAGCCGAAGCAGTGCAGCCTTTGCTGGATATGGCGGCTGAATCTTCAAGGCCGTCTGAAAATGGTATTCAGACGGCCTCAGAGCGTTTTCATGAATCCATTCCAGAAACGGAAAACACTCGGAAATCAACACACCAAGATGCTCTGAAAGTTGCGCCGTCGCTGCGGCTGGAACAGCTTGCCATCGGCGGCGAAGGCGATCGCGAGCGGCTGGCGGCGGTTTCGTTTGCCGTTGCCGCCGGCGCGCGCATCGGTATCGGCGGCCGCAGCGGTGTGGGCAAATCGAGCCTGTTGCAGGCGCTACTGGGTTTTTGCGCCTACCGCGGGCGGATTTGGTTGAATGGTGAAGATTGCGCCGGCTTCGATCGGGCCTGCCTGCAACGGCAAACCGCTTATCTGGCGCAAACGGCCACGCTGCTGCCGGGCACGGTTGCCGACAATCTGCGCCTGGCAAATGCCGCTGCCGGAGCAGAAGAGATGCGGCAGGCGCTGGAGGCGGTGGGTTTGTGGGATTTGATACAGCGTTTGCCCGACGGCTTGAACACTTATCTGGGTGAGCGCGGGCAAGGCTTGTCGGGCGGGCAGCAGCAGCGTTTGTCGCTGGCGCAACTGCTGCTGCACGATGCGCCTTTATGGCTGCTCGACGAACCGGCGGCGCATTTGGATGAAGAAACGGCGGCAGATTTATACCGCGTGTTGGGGCAGATCAGCCGCGGCAAAACCGTGTTGCTGGTGAGCCACGATTTGGCGGCGGTGCCGTGGCTGGATGAGGTGGTGATGCTGGAAGGAGCGCCTGATGAGCGGTAA
- the leuE gene encoding leucine efflux protein LeuE, with protein sequence MFGITDIVAYTLAVTVLILLPGPNSMFCLAVAGQYGAKTARRAIAGTFLGNGTLIAASALGAGALLKAYPFLFDGLKLVGGTYLAWLGIKLLYSARQRWCNGTPQAVPAGALPAGGKPKVFKKALMVALLNPKGLLFFPSMMVQFVDISYPHPLTSFLVLGLIFQTISLIFLNLTAPAARRLTQMVARHRRAGAAGKGGVGALFIAFAAKLWCAAV encoded by the coding sequence ATGTTCGGTATTACCGATATTGTTGCTTACACGCTGGCGGTAACGGTGTTGATTTTATTGCCCGGGCCCAATTCGATGTTTTGCCTGGCCGTGGCCGGGCAATACGGCGCCAAAACCGCCCGTCGTGCGATTGCCGGCACGTTTCTCGGCAACGGCACGCTGATTGCCGCTTCGGCTTTGGGCGCCGGCGCCCTGCTGAAAGCTTATCCGTTTCTGTTTGACGGCCTGAAGTTGGTGGGCGGCACTTATCTGGCCTGGCTCGGCATCAAGCTTTTATACAGTGCGCGGCAACGCTGGTGCAACGGCACACCGCAGGCCGTGCCCGCCGGCGCCTTGCCGGCCGGCGGCAAGCCGAAAGTCTTTAAAAAAGCGCTGATGGTGGCGTTGCTCAATCCGAAAGGGCTGTTGTTTTTTCCATCGATGATGGTGCAGTTTGTCGACATCAGCTATCCGCATCCGTTAACAAGCTTTCTCGTGCTGGGGCTGATTTTCCAAACCATCAGCCTGATTTTTCTCAACCTCACCGCTCCGGCCGCCCGCCGCCTCACGCAAATGGTGGCGCGCCACCGTAGAGCCGGAGCAGCGGGCAAGGGCGGTGTGGGGGCTTTGTTTATTGCATTTGCGGCAAAGCTGTGGTGTGCGGCGGTATAA
- a CDS encoding LysR family transcriptional regulator: MINFRLIRHLWLFLAVAEEEHFGRAAAKLGMSQPPLTEQIKQLEHALKVKLFERSRRGTQLTPVGRAVLPAVQQFARQLQQLESAVQEAVTGHSGTLTFGAITVAMLEVLPPLIEEIKRRHPDITVRVREIDSAEAVPLLQAGEIDMAFARLDGYLGADIRSNTLLRTPLAAAVPKSHRLSGKAQISLADLADEAFVMFERKVSPASFDALLATCRQAGFSPRILHEVRSVSLQIAFVGCNQGVALVPASLTQLLPANVVLLPLQEATRITTVAAAWQHTRDNRLIASVLTVLDQQWPKAV; the protein is encoded by the coding sequence ATGATAAATTTCCGCCTGATTCGTCATCTGTGGCTTTTTCTGGCGGTGGCAGAGGAAGAGCATTTCGGCCGTGCCGCTGCAAAACTCGGCATGTCGCAACCGCCGCTGACCGAGCAAATCAAGCAATTGGAACACGCATTGAAAGTCAAATTGTTTGAGCGTTCGCGCCGGGGCACGCAGCTTACTCCCGTGGGGCGGGCGGTTTTACCGGCGGTGCAGCAGTTTGCCCGACAATTGCAACAGCTTGAAAGCGCCGTGCAGGAAGCCGTGACCGGCCACAGCGGCACACTCACGTTCGGCGCGATTACCGTGGCGATGCTGGAGGTGTTGCCGCCCTTAATCGAGGAAATCAAACGCCGCCATCCCGATATAACGGTGCGGGTGCGGGAAATCGACAGCGCCGAAGCCGTGCCGCTGTTGCAGGCCGGCGAAATCGATATGGCGTTTGCCCGGCTCGACGGCTATCTCGGTGCCGACATCCGCTCCAACACCCTGTTGCGCACGCCCCTGGCTGCTGCCGTGCCGAAAAGCCACCGTTTGAGCGGCAAAGCGCAAATTTCACTGGCAGATTTGGCCGATGAAGCCTTTGTGATGTTCGAACGCAAAGTCAGCCCGGCCTCATTTGATGCGCTGCTCGCCACCTGCCGCCAGGCCGGTTTTTCGCCGCGCATTCTGCATGAAGTGCGCTCGGTGAGTTTGCAGATTGCTTTTGTCGGCTGCAACCAAGGCGTGGCGCTGGTGCCCGCTTCATTGACACAGCTTTTGCCCGCCAACGTGGTGCTGCTGCCCTTGCAGGAAGCCACCCGCATCACCACTGTAGCCGCCGCATGGCAACACACGCGTGACAACCGGCTGATAGCAAGCGTGCTGACTGTATTAGACCAACAATGGCCGAAGGCTGTTTGA
- the fghA gene encoding S-formylglutathione hydrolase → MNTPTLISRHKMFNGHHERYRHASAATGTDMTFAVYLPPQALQGYQVPVLYWLSGLTCTDENFSTKAGAQRFAAQWGMALVMPDTSPRGDDVADDERYDLGQGAGFYVNAVEAPWAAHYQMYDYVAHELPALIEAHFPVTDKRSISGHSMGGHGALQIALKNPGRYAAVSAFAPIVNPSETPWGQKAFTAYLGGDQTTWAQYDSTKLVQTASAKLPILIDQGGGDDFYPQELQPEKFAAAARGNGFHVQFNLRPGYDHSYYFIASFIDSHIEFHADALGL, encoded by the coding sequence ATGAACACACCCACGCTGATTTCCCGCCATAAAATGTTCAACGGCCATCACGAGCGCTACCGCCACGCCTCAGCGGCCACCGGCACCGACATGACGTTTGCCGTTTATCTGCCGCCGCAAGCGCTGCAAGGTTATCAAGTGCCGGTGCTGTATTGGCTCTCCGGCCTTACCTGCACCGATGAAAACTTTTCCACCAAAGCCGGTGCGCAACGTTTTGCTGCCCAATGGGGCATGGCGCTGGTGATGCCCGACACTTCGCCGCGCGGCGATGATGTGGCAGACGACGAGCGCTACGATTTGGGCCAAGGCGCGGGGTTTTATGTAAACGCCGTCGAAGCGCCGTGGGCAGCACATTATCAGATGTATGATTACGTGGCACACGAGCTGCCCGCGCTGATTGAAGCGCATTTTCCCGTAACCGACAAACGCAGCATTTCCGGCCACAGCATGGGCGGCCACGGCGCGCTGCAAATCGCGCTGAAAAACCCCGGCCGCTACGCCGCCGTATCGGCCTTCGCCCCGATTGTTAATCCGAGCGAAACGCCGTGGGGGCAAAAAGCCTTTACCGCTTATTTGGGCGGCGATCAAACCACTTGGGCGCAATATGACAGCACCAAATTGGTTCAGACGGCCTCTGCCAAGCTGCCGATACTGATCGATCAAGGCGGTGGCGATGATTTTTACCCGCAAGAGCTGCAACCGGAAAAATTCGCCGCCGCCGCCCGGGGCAACGGCTTTCATGTTCAATTCAACCTGCGCCCGGGCTACGACCACAGCTATTACTTTATCGCCAGCTTTATCGACAGCCACATTGAATTTCATGCCGATGCGCTGGGCTTATGA